The segment AGATCAGGCCGGAACTACTCCTTACACACTGATCTAAGGCCAGTTTCACATGTTTCCTCCCAATGGTTAAGATTAGGATTGGTATTAGGGTGATCTGATGATCTGATAATTCAACCTGGATGGAGCGTATCTACCCAATTCAACTCAATTCaaaggtctttattggcatggaaaacatactgtatgtttacattgccaaagcaagttcaataaataataaacacaagtgaaataaacaatcaaaaatgaacagtaaacattatactcTTCCTCTGAGCTCAAACACTGGGTAATGAGTAGAAAGAAGAACAATCTGTAGGACATAGTTCCCCCTGGTGGATAAATGGTAGAACTGACAGGTTAATATTGCTGCCATTCAgcattttttaaacctttatttaactaggcaagtcagttaagaacaaattcttattttcaatgatggcctaggaacagtgggttaactgccttgttcaggcgtAGATCGaaagattttcaccttgtcagctcagggatttgctcttgcaaccttttggatactagaccaacactctaaccactagactacctgctgcccctaagctctaaccactaggctacctgctgcctccacgctctaaccactaggctacctgctgcctctaccctctaaccactcggctacctgccgcccctacgctctaaccactaggctacgtgcagcccctacgctctaaccactaggctacctgctgcccctacactctaaccactaggctacctgctgcctctacgctctaaccactaggctacctgctgcctctacgctctaaccactaggctacctgctgcctctacgctctaaccactaggctacctgctgcccctacgctctaaccactaggctacctgctgcctctacgctctaaccactaggctacctgccgcccctacgctctaaccactaggctacctgccgcccctacgctctaaccactaggctacctgccgcccctacgctctaaccactaggctacctgctgcctctacgctctaaccactcgactacctgccgcccctacgctctaaccactaggctacgtgcagcccctacgctctaaccactaggctacctgctgcccctacactctaaccactaggctacctgctgcctctacgctctaacccctaggctacctgccgcccctacgctctaaccactaggctacctgccgtccctacgctctaaccactaggcacctgccgcccctacgctctaaccactaggctacctgctgcctctacgctctaaccactaggctacctgccgcccctacgctctaaccactaggctacctgccgtccctacgctctaaccactaggctccctgccgcccctacgctctaaccactaggctacctgccgcccctacgctctaaccactaggctacctgccgcccctacgctctaaccactaggctacctgccgcccctacgctctaaccactaggctacctgctgcccctacgctctaaccactaggctacctgccgcccctacgctctaaccactaggctacctgctgcccctacgctctaaccactaggctacctgctgcccctacgctctaaccactaggctacctgccgcccctacgctctaaccactaggcacctgccgcccctacgctctaaccactaggctacctgctgcctctacgctctaaccactaggctacctgccgcccctacgctctaaccactaggctacctgccgtccctacgctctaaccactaggctccctgccgcccctacgctctaaccactaggctacctgccgcccctacgctctaaccactaggctacctgccgcccctacgctctaaccactaggctacctgctgcccctacgctctaaccactaggctacctgctgcccctacgctctaaccactaggctacctgctgcccctacgctctaaccactaggctacctgctgcccctacgctctaaccactaggctacctgccgcccctacgctctaaccactaggctacctgccgcccctacgctctaaccactaggctacctgctgcccctacgctctaaccactaggctacctgctgcccctacgctctaaccactaggctacctgctgcccctacgctctaaccactaggctacctgctgcctctacgctctaaccactaggctacctgctgcccctatctGTACAAGCTGGTGAAGAATTACACCATATATACAGAATCTCTGTCCATAAGTGCCCTACTGGGGAAGTACCTTCGGGAAGACGTGCAGGTGGAATGGCTCCAGCTGTTTCCGTGGAACCTCCTGGCTGCGGGGCAGCAGAGGGGGCGGGGCAGAGGGTGACTCTCCCACACTTGATTGGACACTTGATTGGTCATCTGACTCTGTGTTCCCTATCTCGTTCTTCGATGCCTTGTTCACCTTAATACATTTAATTTAATTAGAAACGAGTACAAATTCATATCAAATTCATATAATGTTCCAGAGCTCCATTGGAAAgcagttgtaaaaacactgtttACCTTCTTGACCTTCCGGATGGAGGCGTACTCTGCCGTTACTGGGTCCTGAATGGccagggagggaagggaggacaaGAGCGAGCCGCTAGATCCGTTAACACCGTTAGCACCATTGggccccttccctcctcctctaccaagAGTGCTACAGCCATTAACAGCCCCTCTGCCGTTCCCTCTGCCCTTCCCCTATCAGatacacatagatacacacacaaacacacagaagtGAAAGGTCCTTGTTATTCCGCTGGACCAACCAAAAAAAAGCGAAATAACAGAAATAACAGTCATTTTTACAGTGTGTTCACAATATCAAGTGTCTTCAATGATGCCTTGATGTCAACACTTCTATTGGGTAGCTTTCATAGCATAAATACGCACATTCCCATTCCCATTCCCGTTTCGGACCACGTTGGTGCGGGTCCCATTGGGGCTCTGTGAAGCCCTTAGTGTTGCCGGGGTGTTGGCCGACGTGGGAGGGGGAGCGGGGGGCACCGTGTCTGCCTCTCGAACCCCTACAACCTCATACAGCCCATCATCAAGGCAACGGACGGGTGAGTTCCGGATTCCCACCTCAGTGTAGGTGTGGTCTCTGACcccgtctcctcctccccctcgaaTGTCTCCCCCCTCGgggtctcccttccccactggTCTGTTGGGGATCTGGGGAAGCTGGCGGACCAGGGGTGGGCGGAGGTCAGACGTGGAGCGACGGCTATGGAGGAGGAGCAGGTCCATACTGGCTGGACGATTCTTACCCCCACCTAGAGCGAGTGAGAAGGAGGGGGACCTTTATTATCCCGTCATTGTTACATAGTTTCCATCTCTGCTATGTACCGCCAGTTTTCAAATTATTGGCAGTTGATTGTTAGTATTGTTACTTACTGTTGCCGTTACAAGGCAGGCGGTTGATCTCATGCAGCCTGGTGTCAGATTTACTCATGGAACTGTTCTTGGGCTGACGGAGAgcaccctgcagagagagagaggagagagagaggagagagagaggagagagagagagagagtgagagagagagagagagagagagagagagagagagagagaggagagagagagagagagagagagagagagagagagagagagagagagagagagagagagagagagagagagagagagagagagagagagagagagaggagagagagaggagagagtgtgtgagagagagaggagagagagagagagagagagagatagagagagagaggagagagagtgtgagagagagagaggagagagagagatgagagagagagaggagagagagacgcgagagagagagagagagagagagatagagagagagagaagagagagaggagagagaggagagagagagagagagaggagagagagagagagaggagagagggagagtgagagagagatagagatagagaggagagagaggagagaggagagagagagatagagagagagaggagagagaggagagagagagagagtgagagagagacagcaagagagagagagagagagagatagagagagagagagagagagagagagagagagagagaggagagagatagagagagagagagagaggagagggagagagagagtgagagagagacagcaagagagagagagagagagagagagacagcgagagagagagagagagagagagagagagagagagagagagagagagagagagagagagagagagagagagagagagagagagagagagaggagagagagagagagtgtgagagagagacagcaagagagagagagagagagagagagagagagagagagagggagagagagagatagagagagagagagagaggagagaggggagagagagagatagagagagagaggagagagaggagagagagagagagagagagagagagagagacagcaagagagagagagagagagagagcgagagagagagagagagagagagagagagagacagcgagagagagagagagagagagagagagagagagagagacagcaagagagagagagagcgagagacagcgagagagagagagagagagagacagagagagagagagagagagagagagagagagagagagagagacagcaagagatagagagagggagagagacagagagagagagagagagacagcgagagagggagagagacagcgagagagagagagagagagagagggagagagagagggggaagatagaaACAGAGATAGGTACATAGAGGACTGGTCAGTTGGATGTACTGGTCATCTACAGGGTGGTTCTAGATGTGTTTGAAATAACTGTTGTTTGGTTCCCACCCTCTGCTAAAAATAAGGGTGAAAAGTATTTAAACTTTTATGCTGGGTGGTGGAGTGAGCACTCAAAGTCATGTGACAGGAAATAGGAATGCAATTTATTGAGAGGGTCGATAACAAATAACGGTGAAGGGATTGTGGTAGGTCTgaaacacacaacagaaaacataCACATGAAATGAGGACTTAGAAGGGGTGAGGAAAAGAGAAGGGGGCTGCGTGGGAAGTGACGATAACTCACCATTTCTACTGAGGTACCCTTCTCTCCATTGGACACAGGATGTTTGGTCTTGTTTTTCCTTGGGACACGAAGTAACAGTGATTACTACTATGTCATTATTAACCCTGTCTCTGCTGAGTTTCACTCAGAGCTGAGAAGTAAACATTCCTTCATGGTTGAACACATTTCCACACGTTAATATTGGTGCTCTGGGAACGTTCTGTAACCATGGGGGACTGTTGATTTCAGTTCAGcgaagatgaaggagaggagatgcacatgtgcacctacagtacacacttgCAGAGTCCACTTAGTACCATTGAGATGCCCCGGGGACTCAGGGGTCTCTCTCTTCAGCCCACGACACATCACCCCTCTCTAGACACCTCTCAGCTCTGTCTACCCTTGGGGAACAGTGGGCAGGTGTCTACACCTCCACATCCCACAGGACTGTCACACTATAACAACACATTGGAGGCAGGAGTTTGGCACAAGAAAAATAAATAGTTTACCAAACTAAAAAGAGTAAAGAGGAGACTTAACATTGAGCTACTGTACATCTCTATGTCTGGTCACAGTGCATATCCCCTGGCAACAAAgccactgagggttgagtgtcaTTAGTCCCTGAAGGTTCTGTAAGAACCACACCGTACTGTGTTCCATTGCTTTTGTCTAGCGAGAGGGAGCCCTGTTCCCTAGACTGTGGATGTGCCCTGCCCTCTCTACTGTCCTAGGAAGAGCATTTCATCTGATCTGACAATACAAACCATTAACATTCATCACACATTCTCTTCTCAGGACGCACGGAGggtgggatgggggggggggaaagggagggaggagggacagacatTGTGAGGTGGAAGACAGAGTGTGAGATGGGAGAGATAAATAAAAGAGGAGAttaggaagaggtagagagagggataagagagagagaaaaagcgattgggagagagagagagaaatctgtGAGATGTGTCAAATGTGTTGgcagtgacctctcacctctggcAGCCCACACAGACCACCACGATGAAGATTGTGACCACGAAGGCTGACGCCGCAGCAATGGCCCCTAGCATTAGCATCTTACGGTATGGGTCGTCCGTCCCAGAGGCCATAACACACAcacgaagacacacacacactcagacacacactcacagacagagGGTGCTCAGGAAAACCTGCAGAGGAGGGGTTGGGAAAAGAAAGAAAAACTATGTTTAGGATCTTCTTTGTTTTCGCTATTTTTACTTTTGACAGGCCTCATGTattactggttaaataaaggatgtGTTTTTGATATGAGGTTTTTGATATGAGGAGGTTTTTGAAAGTGTGATACGATTACAACCCCGGAAATCTGTGAGAAAGTAAGAGAGTTTGAGAGGGTGAGACAgatactgtatcaacagtggtgAACGGAAACAGTGTCGCAGAGAGCTCGGTGAGCGGAGGGGTATGTGTGCTTGAGCGTCTGTCTGTGATTCCGGTTTCTATTTCGGGCTCACTACCACAAGTGCATGTTCACAAATAGAAAACGGAGAAACATGCTGCAATGTGCTCTACATAgagcataatttttggacaggaGATTACATATTTTCACCTACactacactccctctctccataacCCAAAGCATATACATTAAGCCAGCTACCATCCCACAGATACGTGTAGGATTTCATCCATGTTACTACCTGTTTTCTTAAACTAGTCATTGTATTCTCGTGTAGTGAGTGATATTCTCATATAGGTTGAACAAAAATACACATGATGAATCCCCAAATAGTATAACCAGTTGATACCATGAGACAAATCTTTCTGGCCATCAGAGTGCTTCATTTCATTTTCTGGCACAATATGTTTGTTTTCTGTCTCAATAAGAAGTagagtgattgctttgcaatgtttTGGTGTAGTGGCCTACATCCTGACAAGTCTAACACACTTCATCAGACACTTatttatgacacacacacacacacacacatatattctGTAAACAGTACAGCTCTGTTCCCCGGGTGCCGAAGACgtgaatgtcgattaaggcagccccctgcacctctctgattcagtggCGTTGGGTTATATGGGGAAGACgtgaatgtcgattaaggcagccccctgcacctctctgattcagtggCGTTGGGTTATATGGGGAAGACgtgaatgtcgattaaggcagccccctgcacctctctgattcagtggCGTTGGGTTATATGGGGAAGACgtgaatgtcgattaaggcagccccctgcacctctctgattcagtggCGTTGGGTTATATGGGGAAGACTtgaatgtcgattaaggcagccccctgcacctctctgattcagtggCGTTGGGTTATATGGGGAAGACgtgaatgtcgattaaggcagccccctgcacctctctgattcagtggCGTTGGGTTATATGGGGAAGACgtgaatgtcgattaaggcagcccctgcacctctctgattcagtggCGTTGGGTTATATGGGGAAGACgtgaatgtcgattaaggcagccccctgcacctctctgattcagtggCGTTGGGTTATATGGGGAAGACgtgaatgtcgattaaggcagcccctgcacctctctgattcagtggCGTTGGGTTATATGGGGAAGACgtgaatgtcgattaaggcagccccctgcacctctctgattcagtggCGTTGGATTATATGGGGAAGACgtgaatgtcgattaaggcagccccctgcacctctctgattcagtggCGTTGGGTTATATGGGGAAGACgtgaatgtcgattaaggcagccccctgcacctctctgattcagtggCGTTGGGTTATATGGGGAAGACgtgaatgtcgattaaggcagccccctgcacctctctgattcagtggGGTTATATGGGGAAGACgtgaatgtcgattaaggcagccccctgcacctctctgattcagtggCGTTGGGTTATATGGGGAAGACgtgaatgtcgattaaggcagccccctacacctctctgattcagtggCGTTGGGTTATATGGGGAAGACGTGAATGTCGATTAAGGcggccccctgcacctctctgattcagtggCGTTGGGTTATATGGGGAAGATgtgaatgtcgattaaggcagccccctgcacctctctgattcagtggGGTTATATGGGAAGACAtgaatgtcgattaaggcagccccctgcacctctctgattcagtggCGTTGGGTTATATGGGGAAGACGTGAATGTCGATacaggcagccccctgcacctctctgattcagtggCGTTGGGTTATATGGGGAAGACgtgaatgtcgattaaggcagccccctgcacctctctgattcagtggCGTTGGATTATATGGGGAAGACgtgaatgtcgattaaggcagccccctgcacctctctgattcagtggCGTTGGGTTATATGGGGAAGACgtgaatgtcgattaaggcagccccctgcacctctctgattcagtggCGTTGGGTTATATGGGGAAGACgtgaatgtcgattaaggcagccccctgcacctctctgattcagtggCGTTGGGTTATATGGGGAAGACgtgaatgtcgattaaggcagccccctgcacctctctgattcagtggGGTTATATGGGGAAGACgtgaatgtcgattaaggcagcccctgcacctctctgattcagtggCGTTGGGTTATATGGGGAAGACgtgaatgtcgattaaggcagccccctacacctctctgattcagtggCGTTGGGTTATATGGGGAAGACgtgaatgtcgattaaggcagccccctgcacctctctgattcagtggCGTTGGGTTATATGGGGAAGACgtgaatgtcgattaaggcagccccctgcacctctctgattcagtggGGTTATATGGGGAAGACgtgaatgtcgattaaggcagccccctgcacctctctgattcagtggGGTTATATGGGGAAGACgtgaatgtcgattaaggcagcccctgcacctctctgattcagtggCGTTGGGTTATATGGGGAAGACgtgaatgtcgattaaggcagccccctacacctctctgattcagtggTGTTGGGTTATATGGGGAAGACGtaaatgtcgattaaggcagccccctgcacctctctgattcagtggCGTTGGGTTATATGGGGAAGACgtgaatgtcgattaaggcagccccctgcacctctctgattcagtggGGTAATATGGGGAAGACgtgaatgtcgattaaggcagccccctgcacctctctgattcagtggCGTTGGGTTATATGGGGAAGACgtgaatgtcgattaaggcagccccctgcacctctctgattcagtggCGTTGGGTTATATGGGGAAGACgtgaatgtcgattaaggcagccccctgcacctctctgattcagtggCGTTGGGTTATATGGGGAAGACgtgaatgtcgattaaggcagccccctgcacctctctgattcagtggCGTTGGGATATATGGGGAAGACgtgaatgtcgattaaggcagctccctgcacctctctgattcagtggGGTTATATGGGGAAGACgtgaatgtcgattaaggcagccccctgcacctctctgattcagtggCGTTGGGTTATATGGGGAAGACgtgaatgtcgattaaggcagccccctgcacctctctgattcagtggCGTTGGGTTACATGGGGAAGACgtgaatgtcgattaaggcagccccctgcacctctctgattcagtggCGTTGGGTTATATGGGGAAGACGTGAATGTCGATacaggcagccccctgcacctctctgattcagtggCGTTCGGTTATATGGGGAAGACgtgaatgtcgattaaggcagccccctgcacctctctgattcagtggCGTTGGGTTATATGGGGAAGACgtgaatgtcgattaaggcagccccctgcacctctctgattcagtggGGTTATATGGGGAAGACgtgaatgtcgattaaggcagcccgctgcacctctctgattcagtggCGTTGGGTTATATGGGGAAGACgtgaatgtcgattaaggcagccccctgcacctctctgattcagtggCGTTGGGTTAAATGGGGAAGACgtgaatgtcgattaaggcagcccctgcacctctctgattcagtggCGTTGGGTTATATGGGGAAGACgtgaatgtcgattaaggcagccccctgcacctctctgattcagtggCGTTGGGTTATATGGGGAAGACgtgaatgtcgattaaggcagccccctgcacctctctgattcagtggCGTTGGGTTATATGGGGAAGACgtgaatgtcgattaaggcagcccctgcacctctctgattcagtggCGTTGGGTTATATGGGGAAGACgtgaatgtcgattaaggcagcccctgcacctctctgattcagtggGGTTATATGGGGAAGACgtgaatgtcgattaaggcagcccctgcacctctctgattcagtggCGTTGGGTTATATGGGGAAGACgtg is part of the Oncorhynchus masou masou isolate Uvic2021 chromosome 33, UVic_Omas_1.1, whole genome shotgun sequence genome and harbors:
- the LOC135527890 gene encoding uncharacterized protein LOC135527890; protein product: MASGTDDPYRKMLMLGAIAAASAFVVTIFIVVVCVGCQRKNKTKHPVSNGEKGTSVEMGALRQPKNSSMSKSDTRLHEINRLPCNGNSGGKNRPASMDLLLLHSRRSTSDLRPPLVRQLPQIPNRPVGKGDPEGGDIRGGGGDGVRDHTYTEVGIRNSPVRCLDDGLYEVVGVREADTVPPAPPPTSANTPATLRASQSPNGTRTNVVRNGNGNGNGKGRGNGRGAVNGCSTLGRGGGKGPNGANGVNGSSGSLLSSLPSLAIQDPVTAEYASIRKVKKVNKASKNEIGNTESDDQSSVQSSVGESPSAPPPLLPRSQEVPRKQLEPFHLHVFPKETVFMGNGEQYIWKPPEDDDIITLHRAPAPPGENGQGYTPTAMEITDTYSTVCKPQKKKPSPDHSAAKTLPRNHCSGGKNGGGRGGEAGGNEGGNGAWGGGRGIQGGQARSHEEPCYEPVGDRSCPPCVVAESDPAYATIDSHRKREWAGTNNGALGANATLKPRKKLPQQGASSPEAPCPQGPPACPPAPPSRALPGGENFYETISDVKQGANSASTTTIFTFNDGMEMYVTGL